ACGACGCCGCACAAGATTATCTTTCGTCGGTAGTCTGTTACAGAGCAGTCTCCAAGCAAATAAGGAAACCTTCACCGGGACATGCTTATGCCAAACATCAGAAAGCAACTCACTTTCAGGAGGTTCATCAACCGTCGTGAGAAAGTGATAACTCCCCTTCACAATATAACCGTTAACAGGATCGAGGAGCCATTTCCACTGGTCATGTTCGTTGTTTTCATAAACATAACACATTTCAGTATATTGTAAATGAATATTACCGGGTGAAACAACTCCTTAACCATCAActaatcataattaattttgaattctAACATTATTAACCATAATTTAAgtgtttaaatatatacattacactctaacaaataaaatatatatgaaattcaTTAAATCGCTCGCTCTctaaaaatagatatttattAAATCACAATTTGTCTTCAAATACTCATATAAATTTAAAACACGCGGTTAAtaacattgaaaattgtgtttaaTTGTGTTGAATATAATCAAGTAACTGAGGTCAAATGGTTAATGAATGAGATTCATCAATGACGAATTGTTTAGGAAAACTTGAGTTAAATTCCTAAgtgaaacaattatttattagaCTTTACTTACTTATCGGCCCAATAATGAATTAACAATGTCCATTTTCCTAGAGAAC
Above is a genomic segment from Medicago truncatula cultivar Jemalong A17 chromosome 5, MtrunA17r5.0-ANR, whole genome shotgun sequence containing:
- the LOC112421929 gene encoding uncharacterized protein, producing MCYVYENNEHDQWKWLLDPVNGYIVKGSYHFLTTVDEPPESELLSDVWHKHVPVKVSLFAWRLLCNRLPTKDNLVRRRVLQHDDNRCVGDCDSEETVSTLFFGCATFSGVWCLLQRWLGISFVGSGFVIIFFSSVT